One region of Drosophila kikkawai strain 14028-0561.14 chromosome 2R, DkikHiC1v2, whole genome shotgun sequence genomic DNA includes:
- the Cam gene encoding calmodulin isoform X1 codes for MADQLTEEQIAEFKEAFSLFDKDGDGTITTKELGTVMRSLGQNPTEAELQDMINEVDADGNGTIDFPEFLTMMARKMKDTDSEEEIREAFRVFDKDGNGFISAAELRHVMTNLGEKLTDEEVDEMIREADIDGDGQVNYEEFVTMMTSK; via the exons ATG GCCGATCAGCTGACAGAGGAACAGATCGCCGAGTTCAAAGAGGCATTCTCGCTATTCGACAAAGACGGCGATGGCACCATCACAACAAAGGAGTTGGGCACAGTCATGCGCTCCCTGGGACAGAATCCCACAGAGGCTGAGCTGCAGGACATGATCAACGAGGTTGATGCCGACG GCAACGGCACAATTGACTTCCCAGAATTCCTTACAATGATGGCACGCAAAATGAAGGACACCGATAGCGAAGAGGAGATCCGGGAAGCCTTCAGAGTGTTCGATAAGGACGGCAACGGCTTCATCTCGGCGGCCGAGTTGCGTCACGTGATGACAAATCTGGGCGAGAAACTCACAGACGAGGAGGTCGATGAGATGATCCGTGAGGCTGATATCGATGGTGATGGTCAGGTCAATTACGAAG
- the Vha36-2 gene encoding V-type proton ATPase subunit D 1 has translation MAKRDILPVFPSRANSVVMKQRVLAARRGVGLLKRKRDAIDMKLRELKRFLNEQDEVVDNSMRDAIFTMAKARLLGADFHPQIVSSSKVDAANIYRTYTKIVGVTLNCLELTIKNGSTTGFPLAGLSVGGCQVQRIRDSYTQALTELVACASIFVQVRMLEAASLQTNMRVNALEHVVIPILQNTSTYINGELEEFEREDFYRLKRSQAKQIEAKLAFSELIKTKDMNPEELTSYSKRSTQLHPKADVHFDAEEFDKGKVKERLQEARQSQRTSNFGFSPSTLNSVQRQRDPSTGALDLYSTKRMILEDSRRSSMMFRDRQEE, from the exons ATGGCCAAGCGCGACATCCTGCCCGTCTTCCCCTCCCGGGCCAACTCGGTGGTCATGAAGCAGCGCGTCCTGGCGGCCAGGAGAGGTGTGGGTCTGCTCAAGCGGAAGCGGGACGCCATAGACATGAAGCTACGCGAGCTGAAGCGTTTTTTAAACGAGCAGGACGAGGTCGTGGACAATAGTATGCGCGATGCGATCTTTACGATGGCAAAGGCCCGCCTCCTAGGTGCCGATTTCCATCCACAAATAGTGAGCAGCAGCAAGGTGGACGCTGCGAATATATATCGCACCTACACCAAGATCGTGGGCGTCACTCTTAACTGCCTGGAGCTAACGATAAAGAACGGCAGCACCACGGGATTTCCACTCGCCGGACTCAGCGTTGGGGGTTGTCAAGTCCAGCGGATAAGGGACAGCTATACGCAGGCACTCACCGAACTGGTGGCCTGTGCCTCCATCTTTGTCCAGGTGCGCATGCTGGAGGCGGCTTCACTGCAAACCAACATGAGAGTCAACGCCTTGGAACATGTG GTAATACCGATTCTGCAGAATACCTCTACCTACATAAATGGTGAGCTGGAGGAGTTTGAAAGGGAGGACTTTTATCGCCTCAAGCGCTCCCAGGCCAAGCAGATAGAGGCCAAGCTGGCCTTCTCCGAGCTGATCAAAACCAAGGACATGAATCCCGAAGAGCTGACGTCCTATTCGAAAAGGAGTACACAACTACATCCGAAGGCCGATGTCCATTTCGATGCCGAAGAGTTCGACAAGGGCAAGGTCAAAGAGAGGCTTCAGGAGGCCCGCCAAAGTCAAAGAACCAGTAACTTTGGCTTCTCGCCCAGCACCTTGAACTCGGTTCAACGACAACGGGACCCGTCAACGGGAGCCTTGGATCTGTACAGCACAAAGCGCATGATCCTTGAAGATTCTCGGAGATCCAGCATGATGTTCAGGGACCGACAAGAGGAGTGA
- the LOC108082359 gene encoding dynein regulatory complex protein 10, whose translation MDKSAERRARLEGVERVLKLSQERIKIAMIIPKLLANADNLKSVLKNTCYEEILGPIDKMMHHLGKQTGRSKLPHDHTTMRIVDFFLVNHQIYRFFPHLMRNLEERDRKVLAAFHFLLESAHTHLNRSSRSEITKERKLHAIYHQNVDIQKKILELKSSLAFQKVVGKWKTAAKGIYLMKVEDDLANKKWQNNVAIQNEIEKCNRTMRLYHKGSTDRQKELEEQLIAAREAYETMTKKNLREEQDLRNEKNKLLLQLQSLLKKYDTTLGEKMRANIAMEDQYLLAKKVLDDFMVQFRHEERIYKNIVVKREEEERRIQQQKLVVFMMNRAAATIQKYWRKWKKDQRKRNRRAAKGKGKKGK comes from the exons ATGG ATAAATCCGCCGAGCGTAGGGCCCGTTTGGAGGGTGTGGAAAGAGTACTCAAGTTATCCCAGGAGCGTATAAAAATAGCCATGATTATACCCAAACTCTTGGCTAACGCTGATAACCTAAAGAGCGTCTTAAAAAACACCTGCTATGAGGAGATATTGGGACCCATCGACAAGATGATGCATCACCTGGGCAAGCAAACGGGTCGCTCCAAACTGCCCCACGATCATACCACCATGCGAATCGTTGACTTTTTTCTGGTTAACCATCAAATCTATAGATTCTTTCCCCACCTGATGCGAAATTTGGAAGAACGGGATCGTAAGGTGTTGGCCGCCTTTCACTTCCTCCTTGAGAGTGCCCACACGCACCTGAATCGATCCTCACGCAGTGAGATCACCAAGGAGCGCAAGCTGCATGCCATCTATCACCAGAATGTGGATATACAAAAGAAGATTCTGGAACTAAAGTCTAGTCTGGCATTTCAAAAGGTGGTTGGCAAGTGGAAGACGGCCGCTAAAGGTATATACCTGATGAAGGTAGAGGATGATCTGGCCAACAAGAAGTGGCAGAATAATGTGGCGATTCAAAATGAGAT TGAAAAATGCAATCGCACTATGCGCTTGTACCACAAGGGCAGCACCGACAGGCAGAAagagctggaggagcagctgaTTGCTGCCCGAGAAGCCTATGAAACTATGACCAAGAAGAACCTTCGTGAAGAGCAAGATCTGAGGAATGAAAA AAACAAGTTACTGCTGCAACTGCAAAGTCTTCTCAAGAAATACGACACAACTCTGGGCGAGAAGATGCGTGCCAATATCGCCATGGAGGATCAGTATCTACTGGCCAAAAAGGTGCTCGATGACTTTATGGTACAGTTCCGGCATGAGGAGCGGATCTACAAGAACATTGTAGTAAAACGCGAGGAGGAAGAGCGTCGTATTCAACAGCAGAAGCTGGTGGTGTTCATGATGAACCGAGCGGCGGCCACGATCCAGAAATACTGGCGCAAATGGAAGAAGGATCAGCGCAAAAGGAACCGTCGTGCTGCCAAGGGCAAGGGCAAAAAGggaaagtaa